The following coding sequences are from one Triticum dicoccoides isolate Atlit2015 ecotype Zavitan chromosome 4A, WEW_v2.0, whole genome shotgun sequence window:
- the LOC119284538 gene encoding proteasome subunit alpha type-6-like, with translation MSRGSGAGYDRHITIFSPEGRLYQVEYAFKAVKSAGVTSIGVRGKDSVCVVTQKKVPDKLLDDTSITHLFSITKYTGLLATGLTADARSLVSQARNEAAEFRKKWGYEMPVDVLAKWIADKAQIYTQHAYMRPLGVVAMVLGYDEEKNAQLFKCDPAGHFFGHKATSAGLKEQEAINFLEKKMKDSPQFTYDETVQIAISALQSVLQEDFKATEIEVGVVRKEDRVFRSLTTEEIDQHLTAISERD, from the exons ATGAGCCGCGGATCGGGCGCGGGCTACGACCGCCACATCACCATCTTCTCCCCCGAGGGCCGCCTCTACCAAGTCG AGTACGCGTTCAAGGCGGTCAAGTCGGCGGGGGTCACCTCGATCGGCGTCCGCGGCAAGGACTCCGTCTGCGTCGTCACCCAGAAGAAAGTCCCG GACAAGTTGCTGGATGACACCAGCATCACGCACCTCTTCTCGATTACCAAGTACACCGGCTTGCTTGCCACCGGCCTCACAG CTGATGCGAGGTCCTTGGTCTCCCAAGCAAGAAATGAAGCAGCTGAGTTCCGTAAAAAATGGGGATACGAGATGCCTGTGGATGTATTAGCAAAATG GATAGCAGACAAAGCACAAATATACACGCAGCATGCGTACATGAGACCCCTTGGTGTAG TTGCCATGGTCTTGGGTTATGATGAAGAGAAAAATGCTCAGCTCTTCAAGTGTGACCCCGCAGGTCACTTCTTTGGACACAAG GCAACTAGTGCCGGACTGAAGGAGCAGGAAGCAATAAATTTTCTGGAGAAGAAAATGAAGGATAGCCCGCAGTTCACATATGACGAAACTGTTCAG ATTGCAATTTCTGCATTGCAATCTGTTCTGCAGGAAGATTTCAAGGCTACCGAGATCGAG GTCGGTGTTGTGAGGAAAGAAGACCGTGTCTTCCGGTCGCTCACGACAGAGGAGATTGATCAGCACCTAACAGCCATTAGCGAGCGCGACTGA